The following are from one region of the Salvia splendens isolate huo1 chromosome 2, SspV2, whole genome shotgun sequence genome:
- the LOC121775307 gene encoding uncharacterized protein LOC121775307, with product MPVASVGDLDVFNLLNQQIMILNQKVDSISSGVAPIGEPQPTVENVNYIHQGGNQRNFNNYRPNNGSGNYKGYRSPLNAHPNLSYGNPSNAIQPPLPPGFGASNGATNVPSPSRSSSDVTNELLKSLMKKTDGIMTHSTMRIDKVETAVMEVNTRLGALEHQRSGTSYESPLMPEVEAKEVPEEEIEVQSPNMPSEVQSETIVLPKPEEVKIPFPQVVQKKKLDEKFAKFLEIFKRVHLNIPLIEALQQMPDYLKFLKEIMSKKKKLLDYETVSLTENCSAIIQQKMPAKMKDPGSFNISCVIGNDRQTKALCDLGASINPMPLSFFRKLKFGVLKPTTITLQMADKSIKFPNGVLENVLVRVNDFIFPMDFVVLDMKEDLNVPLILGRPFLATGKSLIDVTKGELTLRHVNKTVILSMLDKMKRHEMEESKRVEEVPLKVEDCKLIQVTHEKAKDDEVEKLLEGIFMVV from the exons ATGCCGGTAGCTTCAGTTGGGGATTTGGATGTATTCAATCTCCTCAACCAACAAATAATGATTCTCAATCAAAAGGTGGATAGCATTAGTTCGGGGGTAGCACCCATTGGAGAGCCTCAACCGACCGTTGAAAATGTGAATTACATCCATCAAGGAGGAAACCAAAGAAATTTCAACAATTATCGCCCTAACAATGGCAGTGGTAATTATAAAGGCTATCGTTCACCCCTCAATGCGCATCCAAACCTCTCATATGGAAATCCAAGTAATGCTATCCAACCACCTCTACCTCCCGGATTTGGAGCATCGAATGGGGCCACCAATGTACCTAGCCCCTCAAGATCTTCGAGTGATGTCACAAATGAGCTTCTAAAATCTCTCATGAAGAAGACCGATGGGATCATGACACACTCTACTATGAGGATTGATAAAGTTGAGACAGCGGTAATGGAGGTCAATACAAGATTGGGGGCCTTAGAGCACCAA AGGAGTGGGACTAGCTATGAGAGCCCTCTTATGCCCGAGGTGGAAGCTAAGGAAGTGCCAGAAGAGGAGATAGAGGTGCAGTCACCTAATATGCCATCCGAGGTTCAATCCGAGACAATTGTTCTACCTAAGCCAGAGGAAGTCAAAATTCCTTTCCCTCAAGTGGTGCAGAAGAAGAAGTTAGATGAGAAGTTTGCAAAATTCCTTGAGATCTTCAAGAGGGTGCACCTCAATATTCCTCTTATTGAGGCTCTCCAACAAATGCCCGACTATCTCAAGTTTTTGAAGGAGATTATgtccaagaagaagaagttgctTGATTATGAAACCGTGAGCTTGACCGAGAATTGTAGTGCAATCATCCAACAAAAGATGCCGGCAAAGATGAAGGATCCGGGGAGCTTCAATATTTCTTGTGTGATCGGGAATGATAGGCAAACCAAGGCCTTATGTGATTTGGGGGCAAGCATAAATCCCATGCCCCTAAGTTTCTTCCGGAAATTGAAATTTGGTGTCTTGAAGCCGACTACCATCACCCTTCAAATGGCGGATAAATCCATCAAGTTCCCTAATGGAGTCCTCGAGAATGTCTTAGTGAGGGTGAATGATTTTATCTTCCCCATGGACTTTGTTGTCTTGGATATGAAGGAAGATCTAAATGTTCCTCTCATCCTTGGAAGACCCTTCCTTGCAACCGGGAAATCACTAATTGATGTCACTAAGGGAGAACTCACCCTTAGGCATGTAAACAAGACCGTCATCCTCTCTATGTTGGACAAGATGAAACGACATGAAATGGAAGAATCCAAGAGAGTGGAAGAGGTGCCCTTGAAAGTTGAAGATTGCAAGCTGATACAAGTGACACATGAGAAAGCTAAGGATGATGAGGTTGAGAAACTTTTGGAGGGGATATTTATGGTTGTTTAA
- the LOC121762385 gene encoding SAC3 family protein C-like isoform X2, producing the protein MANRSRQPCQPRINNSSSSYLSHSDSTHSKIPKPSNRIYSTKTSSSSSKTGEFSRRIENSYYDDGDQDPPNLIGTCPFMCPLEERQRRERLRDLAVFERLHGNPAKTSPALAVKKFCRTISSKDMKASDVRPVPVLEDTLNYLLDLLHSSGHPFDVVHDFIFDRTRSIRQDLSMQNIVSDQVIHMYERMVKFHIISYHHLHRSSQTPNTASMSHLNLEQLMKALTTLFSLYEVNRASHSASQNEAEYFSLYLLLHLSPDNQVEPLSLWFRRIPSSVMESKAMSFARRILRYYRLGNYKRFISTTEEEASYLQYCIVEPYISEVRKLALSCISYGGYKLQPYPVEHLSKILLMKESDVEALSIDCDLETSDVGTGKGLVSSKQAVINKTSKEYKYYELDSSRIERLCAELPPL; encoded by the exons ATGGCGAACAGAAGTCGTCAGCCCTGCCAACCTAGAATCAAcaattcttcttcttcctatttGTCGCACTCCGATTCCACCCACTCCAAAATTCCAAAACCTTCTAATCGAATCTACTCCACCAAAACCTCCAGCTCTAGTTCCAAAACTGGCGAATTCAGCCGCAGGATTGAAAATAGTTATTATGACGACGGCGATCAGGATCCCCCAAACCTAATTGGAACTTGCCCTTTCATGTGCCCAT TGGAGGAGAGACAGAGACGCGAGAGGTTGAGGGATTTAGCTGTGTTTGAGAGGCTCCACGGAAATCCTGCTAAAACTTCACCTGCTCTTGCTGTGAAAAAG TTCTGCAGAACTATAAGCTCAAAAGACATGAAAGCTTCTGATGTCCGGCCTGTTCCCGTGTTGGAGGACACTCTAAATTATCTTCTCGACCTGCTGCATTCTAGTGGTCATCCTTTTGATGTGGTTCATGACTTTATATTTGATAGGACAAGATCCATCAGGCAAGATCTAAGCATGCAGAACATTGTCAGTGACCAAGTGATACACATGTATGAGAGAATG gtcaAATTTCACATTATATCATATCACCACCTTCACAGATCATCTCAGACTCCAAATACTGCTTCTATGTCACACCTCAACCTGGAGCAGCTTATGAAAGCTCTGACAACTTTGTTTAGCTTGTACGAAGTAAATCGAGCTTCACATTCCGCATCTCAGAATGAAGCTGAATATTTTTCATTAtatcttcttctccatctgaGTCCCGACAACCAA GTTGAACCTTTATCCCTGTGGTTTCGCCGCATTCCTTCGTCGGTAATGGAGTCAAAAGCTATGAGTTTTGCCCGGAGAATATTGAG ATACTACCGACTAGGGAATTACAAGCGATTCATTTCTACTACAGAAGAGGAAGCATCCTATCTCCAATACTGCATTGTTGAACCTTACATCAGTGAG GTACGGAAGTTGGCATTATCCTGTATCAGTTATGGAGGATACAAGCTGCAACCGTACCCCGTGGAACACTTGTCAAAGATTCTACTGATGAAG GAATCTGATGTTGAAGCTCTTTCGATTGATTGCGACCTTGAAACATCTGATGTTGGAACTGGAAAAGGACTTGTTTCCTCCAAGCAAGCAGTCATAAATAAAACCTCAAAAGAGTACAAGTACTATGAATTAGACTCGTCGAGAATAGAAAG GCTGTGCGCTGAGCTGCCCCCGCTGTAA
- the LOC121762385 gene encoding SAC3 family protein C-like isoform X1 — protein sequence MANRSRQPCQPRINNSSSSYLSHSDSTHSKIPKPSNRIYSTKTSSSSSKTGEFSRRIENSYYDDGDQDPPNLIGTCPFMCPLEERQRRERLRDLAVFERLHGNPAKTSPALAVKKFCRTISSKDMKASDVRPVPVLEDTLNYLLDLLHSSGHPFDVVHDFIFDRTRSIRQDLSMQNIVSDQVIHMYERMVKFHIISYHHLHRSSQTPNTASMSHLNLEQLMKALTTLFSLYEVNRASHSASQNEAEYFSLYLLLHLSPDNQVEPLSLWFRRIPSSVMESKAMSFARRILSACRYYRLGNYKRFISTTEEEASYLQYCIVEPYISEVRKLALSCISYGGYKLQPYPVEHLSKILLMKESDVEALSIDCDLETSDVGTGKGLVSSKQAVINKTSKEYKYYELDSSRIERLCAELPPL from the exons ATGGCGAACAGAAGTCGTCAGCCCTGCCAACCTAGAATCAAcaattcttcttcttcctatttGTCGCACTCCGATTCCACCCACTCCAAAATTCCAAAACCTTCTAATCGAATCTACTCCACCAAAACCTCCAGCTCTAGTTCCAAAACTGGCGAATTCAGCCGCAGGATTGAAAATAGTTATTATGACGACGGCGATCAGGATCCCCCAAACCTAATTGGAACTTGCCCTTTCATGTGCCCAT TGGAGGAGAGACAGAGACGCGAGAGGTTGAGGGATTTAGCTGTGTTTGAGAGGCTCCACGGAAATCCTGCTAAAACTTCACCTGCTCTTGCTGTGAAAAAG TTCTGCAGAACTATAAGCTCAAAAGACATGAAAGCTTCTGATGTCCGGCCTGTTCCCGTGTTGGAGGACACTCTAAATTATCTTCTCGACCTGCTGCATTCTAGTGGTCATCCTTTTGATGTGGTTCATGACTTTATATTTGATAGGACAAGATCCATCAGGCAAGATCTAAGCATGCAGAACATTGTCAGTGACCAAGTGATACACATGTATGAGAGAATG gtcaAATTTCACATTATATCATATCACCACCTTCACAGATCATCTCAGACTCCAAATACTGCTTCTATGTCACACCTCAACCTGGAGCAGCTTATGAAAGCTCTGACAACTTTGTTTAGCTTGTACGAAGTAAATCGAGCTTCACATTCCGCATCTCAGAATGAAGCTGAATATTTTTCATTAtatcttcttctccatctgaGTCCCGACAACCAA GTTGAACCTTTATCCCTGTGGTTTCGCCGCATTCCTTCGTCGGTAATGGAGTCAAAAGCTATGAGTTTTGCCCGGAGAATATTGAG TGCTTGCAGATACTACCGACTAGGGAATTACAAGCGATTCATTTCTACTACAGAAGAGGAAGCATCCTATCTCCAATACTGCATTGTTGAACCTTACATCAGTGAG GTACGGAAGTTGGCATTATCCTGTATCAGTTATGGAGGATACAAGCTGCAACCGTACCCCGTGGAACACTTGTCAAAGATTCTACTGATGAAG GAATCTGATGTTGAAGCTCTTTCGATTGATTGCGACCTTGAAACATCTGATGTTGGAACTGGAAAAGGACTTGTTTCCTCCAAGCAAGCAGTCATAAATAAAACCTCAAAAGAGTACAAGTACTATGAATTAGACTCGTCGAGAATAGAAAG GCTGTGCGCTGAGCTGCCCCCGCTGTAA